From Chryseobacterium shandongense, the proteins below share one genomic window:
- a CDS encoding response regulator transcription factor, with protein sequence MNQKKILLIDDELDILEILSYNLEKEGYDIHTATNGNEGIDKAKEIVPDLILLDVMMPEKDGIETCQELRKIKELQKTLIVFLSARSEEFSQLAGFQAGANDYIVKLIKPKILISKVNALLQLTSQVSDNSKLIEIGDLVIDKDNFRVSKSGQQFLLPKKEFDLLYLLASNTEKVFKREEILEKVWGNDVIVGERTIDVHIRRLREKLGINTIQTLKGIGYKLIV encoded by the coding sequence ATGAACCAAAAGAAAATCCTCTTAATAGACGATGAATTGGATATTTTAGAGATTCTGTCTTATAATCTTGAAAAGGAAGGCTATGATATTCATACGGCCACAAACGGTAACGAAGGTATCGATAAAGCCAAAGAAATTGTTCCCGATCTTATTTTATTGGATGTCATGATGCCTGAAAAAGACGGTATCGAAACATGCCAGGAACTTCGTAAGATTAAAGAACTTCAGAAAACATTAATCGTTTTTCTTTCTGCAAGAAGCGAAGAGTTTTCTCAGCTGGCAGGTTTTCAGGCAGGAGCCAATGATTATATTGTAAAGCTCATCAAACCGAAAATCCTTATCTCTAAAGTAAATGCTTTATTGCAGCTTACTTCTCAGGTTTCAGACAACTCCAAGCTTATTGAGATTGGTGATCTGGTGATTGATAAAGACAATTTCAGAGTATCGAAAAGCGGACAGCAGTTTCTGCTTCCGAAAAAGGAATTTGATCTTCTTTACCTGCTTGCTTCCAATACGGAAAAGGTATTTAAAAGAGAAGAAATCCTGGAAAAAGTGTGGGGAAATGATGTGATTGTTGGAGAAAGAACAATCGACGTACATATCAGAAGATTAAGAGAAAAATTAGGGATCAATACGATCCAGACATTAAAAGGAATTGGGTACAAACTTATCGTTTAA
- a CDS encoding TonB-dependent receptor plug domain-containing protein, with product MNFRKVSIAVLFLSTSATVLYAQEVKNDTVNKEKKIEGVVLQGSSNKKTETAVMMEQKKAIIQKQAVSAEEISRKGISNVEQGLTKVTGITSVEGRGLFVRGLEERYNYLLINGLGSPSNNPFQKIIALKQFPTDVVGKLNIYKTFNSNLYGDFAGATFDIETLTIDKPFSKIEFSVGVNTLSTFRDNFKVGEGARGMEAYLGLNSRDRMLPDEIRDYRPNTYNFTKEQSLNSFKDSWNVDNIKTLPNTSIGFTTVQKFKAGETGNIGLLFSLNQASKYSYREGDNNQFRDNGQIVELSNLLRKKSYVYELESSALMGIGYKNKGTNVNLNAIYLQNSANIIEDFTGYKNFSVEDNRFFRTNQQDISRFLDLQLTASQKLGDRHLFKVGGSYVINNYSQPDRKIFELTLPQDYSNALFSYGGNNLIRQYLDVDGKFYASGFGEYSIFLGQRGERKDYPMQLTVGYNGFSDMRKNSYRFIFGTPKGVNTPVFVDVDNIQSTLNNSISNNTLFYKEDSDPYSYLSNIYQFVNAGYLNFDYKPSDSWDILLGGRLENDMRIIRYSRPGNATRFNLTTNKNYFLPSVSIKKAIDNKNNVRLSLSKTITRPILIETMPIEYINPDNTTVRGNENIVNSENYNIDLKWEYYPTNKEMFAINAFAKRIDNAIEKSIAPSGNASGVVITFYNAQKATIAGVELEGIISLGRISDALEKFTFGTNATFMYSDVKRSEDQLKTERPNIAGFTEDQLHKRGLQGAAPYTINADLKYEYKNSRNFSSTLSLVYNVSGSKIYAVGGSGTDNYYEKPFNQLDFVYQNQIDKNWNVKFGVQNILNSKYRVELGDDSYYPVNTNGNYALNNYFNGINFNFTVGYTF from the coding sequence ATGAATTTTAGAAAAGTAAGTATTGCAGTTTTGTTTTTATCAACATCAGCAACTGTTCTTTACGCTCAGGAAGTTAAAAACGACACTGTAAACAAAGAAAAGAAAATTGAAGGTGTAGTTCTTCAGGGCAGCAGTAACAAGAAAACGGAGACTGCTGTAATGATGGAGCAGAAAAAAGCAATCATTCAGAAACAGGCTGTAAGCGCTGAGGAAATTTCAAGAAAAGGAATTTCTAATGTAGAGCAAGGTCTTACTAAAGTTACAGGTATTACATCTGTAGAAGGTCGCGGACTTTTTGTACGTGGTCTGGAAGAACGATACAACTACCTTCTAATCAATGGACTGGGTTCTCCTTCTAACAATCCTTTTCAAAAAATCATTGCTTTAAAGCAATTTCCTACAGATGTTGTGGGTAAATTGAATATCTATAAAACATTCAACTCCAATCTTTACGGGGATTTTGCAGGGGCAACATTCGATATTGAGACATTAACCATTGATAAACCATTCAGTAAAATCGAGTTCAGTGTAGGAGTTAATACCTTAAGTACTTTCAGAGATAATTTTAAAGTAGGCGAAGGAGCGCGAGGAATGGAAGCTTATCTTGGATTAAATTCCAGAGACCGTATGCTTCCGGATGAAATAAGAGATTATCGACCTAATACTTATAATTTCACAAAAGAACAATCTTTGAATTCTTTCAAGGATTCCTGGAATGTTGATAATATTAAAACTTTACCGAATACAAGTATAGGTTTCACAACCGTCCAAAAATTTAAAGCTGGCGAAACTGGAAATATCGGTCTTTTATTCTCTTTAAATCAAGCTTCAAAATACTCTTACAGAGAAGGTGATAACAATCAGTTCAGAGATAATGGACAAATTGTAGAACTAAGTAACCTTTTAAGAAAGAAAAGCTATGTGTATGAGCTTGAATCTTCTGCATTGATGGGAATAGGATATAAAAACAAAGGCACTAATGTTAATTTAAATGCCATCTATCTTCAGAACTCAGCAAACATTATTGAAGATTTTACAGGCTATAAAAATTTCAGTGTTGAGGATAATCGTTTTTTCAGAACCAATCAACAGGATATTTCAAGATTCTTAGACTTGCAGCTTACTGCTTCACAGAAACTTGGTGATCGCCATCTATTCAAAGTGGGAGGAAGTTATGTAATCAATAATTACAGTCAGCCGGACAGAAAAATCTTTGAACTTACCTTGCCTCAGGATTATAGCAATGCGTTATTTTCTTATGGAGGAAACAACCTTATCAGACAGTATTTAGATGTAGACGGTAAATTCTATGCATCAGGATTTGGAGAATATTCTATCTTTCTAGGACAGAGAGGAGAACGAAAAGACTATCCGATGCAGCTTACCGTAGGATATAACGGATTTTCTGACATGAGAAAAAATTCTTACCGCTTTATTTTCGGAACCCCAAAAGGCGTAAATACTCCGGTATTTGTTGATGTTGACAACATTCAGTCTACATTGAACAATTCTATCAGCAATAACACTCTATTTTACAAAGAAGATTCAGATCCTTATTCTTATCTATCCAATATTTATCAGTTTGTGAATGCAGGCTATCTTAATTTCGATTACAAACCAAGCGACAGCTGGGATATTCTTTTAGGAGGCAGATTGGAAAATGATATGAGAATCATCCGTTACAGCAGACCCGGAAATGCTACAAGATTTAATCTTACTACAAACAAAAACTATTTCCTTCCATCCGTTTCAATTAAGAAAGCAATTGATAATAAAAATAACGTAAGATTATCATTAAGCAAAACAATTACAAGACCTATCCTAATTGAAACAATGCCTATTGAATACATCAACCCGGATAATACAACGGTACGCGGTAATGAAAATATTGTCAATAGCGAAAACTATAATATCGACTTGAAGTGGGAGTATTATCCTACAAATAAAGAGATGTTTGCCATCAATGCTTTCGCAAAAAGGATTGATAATGCTATTGAAAAATCTATAGCTCCATCCGGAAATGCAAGCGGTGTTGTTATTACTTTCTACAACGCACAAAAAGCAACGATAGCCGGAGTTGAACTGGAAGGAATTATCAGCCTGGGAAGAATTTCTGATGCATTGGAAAAATTCACATTCGGTACCAACGCTACTTTTATGTACTCTGATGTAAAAAGAAGCGAAGATCAATTAAAAACAGAAAGACCTAATATTGCAGGGTTTACAGAAGATCAGCTTCATAAAAGAGGATTGCAGGGTGCTGCCCCGTATACCATCAATGCCGATTTAAAGTACGAATATAAAAACTCCAGAAACTTCAGCAGCACATTGTCTTTAGTGTACAATGTGTCAGGATCAAAAATTTATGCGGTAGGAGGTTCCGGTACGGATAATTATTACGAGAAACCGTTCAACCAGCTGGATTTTGTTTATCAAAACCAGATTGACAAAAACTGGAATGTAAAATTCGGCGTGCAAAACATCCTGAACAGCAAATACAGGGTAGAATTGGGTGACGACAGCTACTATCCTGTAAATACAAATGGAAACTATGCCCTAAACAACTATTTTAACGGCATCAACTTCAACTTTACCGTTGGATACACATTCTAA
- a CDS encoding helix-turn-helix domain-containing protein translates to MMVYEKLRSIRKQKGISQKSMAKILSTDTSNYSRKERGETKIFNDEWEKLAAALDVPVEEIKESSRNLIRNENSTFNDNSGNYNKYYSFSEHVNDYIALLKEQNEMLKEENLRLKKEIETLNK, encoded by the coding sequence ATGATGGTATATGAAAAGTTAAGAAGTATTAGAAAACAAAAAGGTATATCCCAGAAGAGTATGGCAAAAATATTATCAACAGACACGTCAAACTATTCTCGTAAAGAACGAGGAGAGACGAAGATTTTTAATGATGAATGGGAGAAATTAGCAGCGGCTCTGGATGTTCCGGTAGAAGAAATTAAAGAAAGTTCAAGAAACTTGATAAGAAATGAAAATTCAACTTTCAATGATAATTCAGGAAATTACAACAAGTATTACTCTTTTTCTGAACATGTAAATGATTATATAGCTTTGCTGAAGGAGCAAAATGAAATGTTGAAAGAGGAGAATTTGAGATTAAAAAAAGAAATTGAAACTTTAAATAAATAA
- a CDS encoding GLPGLI family protein — protein sequence MKKSTILFIFFLCFSSTVGSQSLVVQYVYSKRIMKDSAKITSQNTFLNIKENTSTFFSEAPYLADSIIASDQKLGRKVNFKALPGDLLSCYIKKDISSTKIIYYSDEFDEHEYKYEENPDFKWEIAKKENKEILGFKVYAASTNYAGRKYYAYFTTELPIQDGPYKFCGLPGLILEIFDEKNDHHFLATGISKENKISIDDYITKRKYIETSKEKFIEMRKNHAEAPLKRMFEMMNSNQIYEKKDANGTIIDIRKVLGETQRKMIEEYKKENKIEL from the coding sequence ATGAAAAAAAGTACTATACTATTTATTTTTTTCCTATGTTTCTCATCTACTGTGGGGTCACAATCATTGGTGGTACAATATGTTTATTCAAAACGAATAATGAAAGATAGTGCTAAAATAACTTCACAAAATACCTTTTTAAACATTAAAGAGAACACCTCTACATTTTTTAGTGAAGCACCTTATTTAGCTGATTCCATAATAGCATCAGATCAGAAACTTGGTAGAAAAGTAAATTTTAAAGCATTACCGGGGGATTTGCTAAGCTGTTATATCAAAAAAGATATATCATCTACAAAAATCATTTACTATTCTGATGAATTTGATGAGCATGAATATAAGTATGAGGAAAATCCTGATTTTAAATGGGAAATTGCTAAAAAAGAAAATAAAGAAATTTTAGGGTTTAAGGTTTATGCAGCTTCTACAAATTATGCAGGAAGGAAGTATTATGCATATTTTACAACAGAACTACCCATTCAGGATGGACCATATAAATTTTGTGGATTACCTGGTTTAATTCTCGAAATATTTGATGAAAAAAATGATCATCATTTTTTAGCAACCGGTATTTCAAAAGAAAATAAAATTTCTATTGATGATTATATTACCAAAAGAAAATATATTGAAACTTCAAAAGAAAAATTTATTGAAATGAGAAAGAACCATGCTGAAGCTCCTTTAAAAAGAATGTTTGAGATGATGAACAGTAACCAGATTTACGAGAAAAAAGATGCAAATGGTACTATCATAGATATTAGGAAAGTTCTTGGCGAAACCCAAAGAAAAATGATTGAAGAATATAAAAAAGAAAACAAAATTGAACTATAA
- the hemL gene encoding glutamate-1-semialdehyde 2,1-aminomutase → MKYQRSSALFNEAYQYIPGGVNSPVRAFKSVGGVPVFMKSAKGAYLTDADDNTYIDYINSWGPAILGHTHPEVLEELKIQAEKGFSFGAPTELETEIAKFIVENVPNIDQIRMVSSGTEACMSAIRLARGFTGRDKIVKFEGCYHGHSDSFLIKAGSGAATFGNPNSPGVTEGTAKDTLLARYNDFEQVDDLFRHNQGEIAAVIIEPVAGNMGCVLPENEFLQKLRKICDENGTLLIFDEVMTGFRLAFGGAQELFNVKADLVTFGKVIGGGLPVGAFAGRNEIMDHLAPKGGVYQAGTLSGNPLAMRAGLKTLQLIKNDAGFFDRLAKTTETLDFEIGKILNEKGIAHKINRKGSMMSVFFHTNRVSNFDEAQEANHALFNNFFHQMLTNGIYLPPSGYETYFISDAIKDKEIDMTLEAVRKFEYLK, encoded by the coding sequence ATGAAATACCAAAGAAGTTCAGCTTTATTTAATGAAGCGTACCAATACATTCCAGGGGGGGTAAACTCTCCGGTCCGTGCATTTAAATCTGTAGGAGGAGTGCCGGTTTTTATGAAATCTGCAAAAGGAGCATACCTTACCGATGCCGATGATAATACCTATATCGATTATATTAATTCCTGGGGACCTGCCATTTTAGGCCATACTCATCCTGAAGTTCTGGAAGAATTGAAAATCCAGGCAGAAAAAGGTTTTTCATTCGGAGCTCCAACAGAGCTGGAAACCGAAATCGCTAAATTCATTGTGGAAAACGTTCCGAATATTGATCAGATCAGAATGGTTTCTTCTGGAACGGAGGCTTGTATGAGTGCCATCAGACTGGCGAGAGGATTTACGGGAAGAGATAAGATTGTAAAATTTGAAGGCTGTTATCACGGCCATTCAGATTCATTTTTAATAAAAGCAGGTAGTGGTGCTGCCACCTTCGGAAACCCAAATTCTCCGGGCGTAACGGAAGGTACGGCAAAAGATACTTTACTTGCAAGATATAACGATTTTGAACAGGTTGATGATTTATTCAGACATAATCAGGGTGAAATTGCTGCAGTGATTATTGAACCGGTAGCCGGAAATATGGGCTGTGTTCTTCCTGAAAACGAATTTCTTCAAAAGCTGAGAAAGATCTGTGATGAAAACGGAACCTTATTGATATTTGATGAGGTAATGACTGGTTTCAGGCTTGCTTTCGGAGGGGCTCAGGAGCTTTTCAACGTGAAGGCTGACCTGGTAACTTTCGGTAAAGTGATCGGTGGCGGACTTCCGGTAGGAGCTTTTGCTGGAAGAAACGAAATCATGGATCATCTGGCTCCGAAAGGAGGAGTTTATCAGGCAGGGACACTCAGCGGAAATCCTTTGGCGATGCGAGCCGGATTGAAAACGCTTCAGTTAATTAAGAATGATGCCGGGTTTTTCGACAGACTAGCAAAAACAACTGAAACACTGGATTTTGAAATCGGAAAAATTTTAAATGAAAAAGGAATTGCTCATAAAATCAACCGTAAAGGATCAATGATGTCTGTATTTTTCCACACGAATCGTGTTTCTAATTTTGATGAAGCACAGGAAGCTAATCATGCCTTGTTTAATAATTTCTTCCACCAGATGCTTACCAACGGTATTTATCTTCCGCCAAGCGGCTATGAAACGTACTTTATTAGTGATGCTATTAAGGATAAAGAAATTGATATGACACTGGAAGCCGTAAGAAAATTTGAATATCTTAAGTAA
- a CDS encoding glucosaminidase domain-containing protein, with product MKRLFLLVSLLVLSKFSAQNWATEDQYIQKFAKYAVEEMEKYKIPASITLAQGLLETGGGQSRLALEGKNHFGIKCKEDWTGKTMKHTDDAPNECFRVYDDPRQSYKDHSIFLSTRKYYANLFNLDMKDYKAWATGLKKAGYATNPRYASILIGKIEKYRLYEFDNTSSKEVLYAVLKMYPNLKDDRAFMAQLETEKYSKKAKESVIVEVPYKQTSYAQQQTRVERIKTRAEALNSILIKSHPNDGLKYIVIPEDTNLEFIAKKFKISESKLIKWNELQGDVLHKNEIVFLESKNSDGNTATYKAEAGEDMHDIAQKFGIKLNKLYAKNRMDEGQKPSAGQLIYLIERKPRN from the coding sequence ATGAAAAGACTTTTCTTACTCGTAAGCCTTTTAGTTTTATCAAAATTCTCGGCTCAGAACTGGGCAACCGAAGATCAATACATCCAGAAATTTGCCAAATACGCTGTGGAAGAAATGGAAAAATATAAAATTCCTGCTTCTATTACCCTTGCACAGGGACTTTTGGAAACAGGTGGCGGACAAAGCCGGCTGGCGCTGGAAGGCAAAAACCATTTCGGAATTAAATGTAAAGAAGACTGGACCGGAAAAACCATGAAGCACACCGATGACGCTCCCAATGAATGTTTCCGGGTGTATGACGATCCCCGCCAGTCCTATAAAGACCACTCCATATTTTTGTCAACGAGAAAATACTACGCCAATCTTTTCAACCTTGATATGAAAGATTACAAAGCTTGGGCAACCGGGCTTAAAAAAGCAGGATATGCGACCAACCCGCGTTATGCTTCCATATTAATCGGTAAAATCGAAAAATACAGATTGTATGAATTCGATAATACCAGCTCAAAGGAAGTGCTGTACGCGGTTCTCAAAATGTATCCGAACCTTAAAGACGACAGAGCATTCATGGCACAGTTGGAAACGGAAAAATATTCTAAAAAAGCAAAAGAATCCGTAATCGTTGAAGTTCCGTATAAGCAGACTTCTTATGCGCAGCAGCAGACAAGGGTAGAAAGAATCAAAACCAGAGCGGAAGCCCTTAACTCTATTCTGATTAAAAGCCATCCGAACGACGGATTGAAATATATTGTCATTCCTGAAGACACCAATCTGGAATTTATCGCAAAAAAATTTAAAATAAGCGAAAGCAAACTCATTAAATGGAACGAGCTTCAAGGCGATGTTTTACATAAAAACGAAATTGTTTTTCTTGAGTCTAAAAATTCTGACGGAAATACTGCAACCTATAAAGCCGAAGCCGGGGAAGATATGCATGATATCGCCCAGAAATTCGGAATTAAATTAAATAAATTATACGCCAAAAACAGAATGGATGAAGGACAAAAACCTTCTGCCGGACAATTGATTTATTTAATTGAAAGAAAACCAAGAAATTAA
- a CDS encoding 1-aminocyclopropane-1-carboxylate deaminase/D-cysteine desulfhydrase, whose protein sequence is MILQFPTQKIPIQEIPVDKKLKLFIKREDLVHPQISGNKYWKLFFNINNYLAQNPVKPYIITFGGAFSNHIAAVSAVGNLAGIPALGIIRGEELKDKWRENPTLVFARKNGMNLQFVTREEYRYKEKLTEFLQKEFQNALIIPEGGTNEVAVEGVKMMLNNETKDFDYLCTAVGTGGTISGISKFCEENQKVIGFKAVMDNSLEETIGKLTPRKNFNLIDSSIGGYGKIKDENIRFINDFKMNYGIPLEPIYTGKMMQKVFEMIEEGYFPENSKILCFHTGGLQGIEGANLLLEKQNRNLIR, encoded by the coding sequence ATGATATTACAGTTTCCCACACAAAAAATCCCGATTCAGGAAATCCCGGTTGATAAAAAGCTAAAACTTTTTATTAAAAGAGAAGACCTCGTCCATCCACAGATTTCAGGGAATAAATACTGGAAATTGTTTTTCAATATCAATAACTATCTAGCCCAAAACCCTGTAAAACCCTATATTATTACTTTTGGCGGAGCCTTTTCAAATCATATTGCTGCCGTATCTGCAGTAGGAAACCTCGCCGGAATTCCTGCTTTAGGTATAATCAGGGGAGAAGAACTTAAAGACAAATGGCGTGAGAATCCAACCTTAGTTTTTGCCAGAAAAAACGGAATGAACCTGCAGTTTGTTACCCGTGAAGAATACCGATACAAAGAAAAACTCACCGAATTTCTGCAGAAAGAATTTCAGAATGCGCTTATCATTCCGGAAGGCGGAACCAATGAAGTAGCAGTAGAAGGTGTAAAAATGATGCTGAATAACGAAACAAAAGATTTTGATTATCTTTGCACCGCAGTAGGAACGGGAGGGACAATCTCAGGAATCTCAAAATTTTGTGAAGAAAATCAGAAAGTTATAGGTTTCAAGGCTGTGATGGATAATTCCCTGGAAGAAACGATAGGTAAATTAACCCCGAGGAAAAATTTCAATCTAATAGATTCTTCCATCGGAGGTTACGGTAAAATAAAAGATGAGAATATCCGTTTTATCAATGACTTTAAAATGAATTACGGAATTCCGCTGGAACCGATTTATACAGGAAAAATGATGCAGAAGGTTTTCGAAATGATTGAAGAAGGATATTTTCCTGAGAACAGTAAAATTTTGTGCTTCCATACCGGTGGATTACAAGGAATAGAGGGCGCAAATTTATTGTTGGAAAAACAGAACAGAAATTTAATTAGATAA
- a CDS encoding DUF5522 domain-containing protein, whose protein sequence is MALFDIKEGEDFYYNEQGYKVFTEKFHLKRGYCCKSGCRHCPYGYDKKTDTFIKNDKKNK, encoded by the coding sequence ATGGCACTTTTTGACATCAAAGAAGGTGAAGATTTTTACTACAACGAACAGGGGTATAAGGTTTTTACAGAAAAATTTCATCTGAAAAGGGGGTATTGCTGTAAAAGTGGCTGTAGACATTGTCCTTACGGATACGATAAAAAAACGGACACATTTATTAAAAACGATAAAAAAAATAAATAA
- a CDS encoding DUF4136 domain-containing protein → MKSLIRDYHKINIKAMSKKYIFILLASATLGLTSCSPFNVRSDYAETANFTNYRTYKLRIDDLKLNDIDKDRVLNELSKQLQMKGLQSGENPDLIINVKANHKKITDITTSSPYGAWGWGGPFGWGIGMNRTWSSNYNEGAIIVDMVDARSNKLVWQGIGSGISVDRPKAKQKQIPEIVGEIMKNYPPQRK, encoded by the coding sequence ATGAAATCACTGATTCGCGATTACCATAAAATAAATATAAAAGCTATGAGCAAAAAATATATTTTTATTTTGTTAGCCTCGGCTACTTTAGGGTTAACATCCTGCAGTCCCTTTAATGTACGTTCTGACTATGCGGAAACCGCTAACTTTACGAATTACAGAACATATAAACTCAGAATTGACGATCTGAAACTTAATGACATAGACAAAGACAGAGTTTTGAACGAATTATCAAAACAGCTTCAGATGAAAGGTCTTCAGTCAGGAGAAAACCCGGATTTGATTATCAATGTAAAAGCTAATCATAAAAAGATTACTGACATTACTACCAGTTCTCCTTACGGAGCCTGGGGATGGGGCGGACCTTTCGGATGGGGAATTGGTATGAACAGAACATGGTCCAGCAACTATAATGAGGGAGCTATTATTGTAGATATGGTAGATGCAAGATCCAATAAATTGGTTTGGCAGGGTATCGGCAGCGGAATTTCTGTAGACCGTCCGAAAGCCAAGCAAAAGCAAATACCTGAAATTGTGGGTGAAATCATGAAGAATTATCCTCCACAAAGAAAATAA
- a CDS encoding endonuclease codes for MKKILFISAFVSFLANAQTPSGYYNSANGLSGASLKTALSTIITNGHQDKGYSGLWTGYKTTDIDKNYENDGSILDIYSEKPVGTDPYKYTPGTNQCGTYSVEGNCYNREHIVPQSLFNEASPMVSDIHFIRATDGKVNGMRSNYPFGKVGTATFTSKNGSKLGNSVSSGYSGTVFEPIDEFKGDVARMMFYFVTRYQSKLSTFSSGNMLGNSTFPGLQTWELNVLLAWHNQDPVSQAEINRNNASYTFQGNRNPFIDNPNYVNLIWGSGSTGGGGTTPPPTTTGCVNETFETIPTASSASYLTRTWNNGGISWTATDARTDQTISTKAITVRDGALTSGSSANGIGSLTVTTQLKFTGSSGTFNVKVNGTNVGTVPYNTSATTTTINNINISGNVVVELENNSTSNRVAIDNLNWTCYSGTSKQVQNVSSELSLSQNQLQISPNPISNNEIYIKGDLQNITKAEIYNFQGEIMQSIEQPFKNSRNSIRIKNLPIGVYLLKMDNSVLKFIVK; via the coding sequence ATGAAAAAAATCTTATTTATTTCTGCGTTTGTATCTTTCCTTGCAAATGCACAGACTCCATCCGGATATTACAATTCGGCAAATGGGTTATCCGGAGCTTCACTTAAAACAGCTTTAAGTACAATCATCACCAACGGTCATCAGGATAAAGGGTATAGCGGGCTATGGACCGGTTACAAGACTACCGACATTGACAAAAATTACGAAAATGACGGATCCATTTTGGATATTTACTCCGAAAAACCCGTAGGTACAGATCCTTACAAATACACTCCCGGAACAAACCAGTGCGGCACCTATTCCGTAGAAGGAAATTGTTACAACAGAGAACATATTGTTCCCCAAAGTTTATTTAATGAGGCTTCACCAATGGTTTCCGATATTCATTTTATCAGGGCAACCGACGGAAAAGTAAATGGGATGCGCTCCAATTATCCTTTTGGAAAAGTAGGTACTGCGACATTTACTTCTAAAAATGGTTCTAAATTGGGAAATTCTGTTTCTTCCGGATATTCGGGGACGGTTTTTGAGCCGATTGATGAATTTAAAGGAGATGTAGCGAGAATGATGTTCTATTTTGTAACGCGCTACCAAAGCAAACTATCTACTTTTTCTTCCGGGAATATGCTTGGAAATTCAACCTTTCCCGGATTACAGACCTGGGAACTGAATGTTTTGCTGGCATGGCATAATCAGGACCCTGTATCACAGGCGGAAATCAACAGAAATAATGCTTCTTACACTTTTCAGGGAAACCGAAATCCGTTCATCGACAATCCAAATTATGTTAATTTAATCTGGGGATCGGGATCAACAGGTGGCGGCGGAACAACACCCCCTCCGACAACAACAGGTTGTGTGAACGAAACCTTCGAAACCATACCTACGGCAAGTTCTGCATCTTATTTAACAAGAACGTGGAACAACGGAGGAATTTCATGGACCGCAACAGATGCCAGAACGGATCAAACGATTTCTACAAAAGCCATTACGGTAAGAGACGGCGCTTTAACATCAGGAAGCTCAGCTAACGGAATAGGATCATTAACTGTCACTACACAATTGAAATTTACAGGATCATCCGGAACATTTAATGTAAAAGTAAATGGGACAAACGTAGGAACCGTACCTTACAATACCAGTGCAACGACCACTACGATTAACAACATCAATATTTCCGGAAATGTGGTTGTAGAGCTGGAAAACAACTCAACCAGCAACAGAGTAGCTATTGATAATCTTAACTGGACCTGTTATTCCGGAACATCAAAGCAGGTACAGAATGTTTCATCAGAATTATCTTTATCCCAAAACCAACTACAGATTTCTCCGAATCCGATTTCGAACAATGAAATTTATATAAAAGGTGATTTACAGAATATTACAAAAGCTGAAATTTATAATTTTCAGGGGGAAATAATGCAGTCTATTGAGCAACCTTTCAAAAACAGCAGGAATTCTATCAGGATTAAAAATCTTCCTATAGGAGTTTATCTTCTGAAAATGGATAATTCCGTACTGAAGTTTATCGTAAAATAA
- a CDS encoding CCC motif membrane protein, translating into MDQQKLPNATAVLILGIVSIVGCCCYSIPGLIAGIIALVLAKKDGQLYKNNPTLYSNYGQLNAGKIMAIIGIVLSILYAVYIVVLIATVGWDAMKDPELMQERMRELFGQ; encoded by the coding sequence ATGGATCAACAAAAATTACCCAATGCAACCGCAGTACTGATTTTAGGAATCGTATCAATCGTAGGTTGCTGCTGCTACAGTATTCCCGGGCTTATAGCGGGAATCATCGCTCTTGTTCTGGCTAAAAAAGACGGGCAGCTTTACAAAAACAATCCAACATTGTATTCTAATTATGGTCAGCTGAATGCCGGTAAAATTATGGCAATCATCGGAATAGTATTAAGCATACTGTATGCCGTGTATATTGTGGTGCTTATCGCAACAGTTGGATGGGATGCAATGAAAGATCCTGAACTAATGCAGGAAAGAATGCGAGAACTGTTTGGACAGTAA